One Lucilia cuprina isolate Lc7/37 chromosome 4, ASM2204524v1, whole genome shotgun sequence DNA segment encodes these proteins:
- the LOC111684099 gene encoding transmembrane protein 47 isoform X2: MAPTTTIETITITRPLKVIAFICGVIVVLLMIMALASTDWLMAEGWRQGLFVHCIEEDVLPPLPFNLHDPPGCYPSRDVFYIRATAVLCVITLITDVVATILTGLGLKTQNHNLKYKFYRIAVLVMLLSLLAVLSALIIYPVCFAGELNLANRPIWEFGWAYGVGWGAAIFLFGAVVLLLCDKESEEIYYKERKIVHENQMRA; encoded by the exons gTCATTGCATTTATTTGTGGTGTTATAGTTGTTTTACTTATGATTATGGCATTGGCATCTACCGATTGGCTAATGGCTGAAGGTTGGCGTCAGGGCCTCTTTGTACACTGCATTGAAGAAGATGTATTGCCACCACTTCCATTCAATTTACATGATCCTCCAGGCTGTTATCCCAGTCGTGATGTCT TTTATATTCGAGCAACAGCTGTTCTGTGTGTCATAACATTAATTACGGATGTTGTAGCAACAATACTAACAGGACTCggtttaaaaacacaaaatcacaatttaaaatataaattttatagaattgcGGTATTAGTAATGTTATTATCAT TATTAGCTGTTTTATCGGCCTTAATTATTTATCCTGTATGTTTTGCCGGTGAATTAAATCTGG CAAATCGACCAATTTGGGAATTTGGCTGGGCCTATGGCGTAGGCTGGGGTGCAGCTATTTTTCTATTTGGAGCTGTTGTTCTATTATTATGCGATAAAGAATCGgaagaaatttattataaggAAAGAAAAATTGTACATGAAAACCAAATGCGCGCCTAG